Proteins co-encoded in one Capnocytophaga ochracea DSM 7271 genomic window:
- a CDS encoding acetate/propionate family kinase: MEILIINSGSSSLKYQLIDSKTGESKAKGIVDRINIDGSYVKYVAVKNGKEIEVKKEQPIPTHEVGMNLVAELLTDPEVGVIHNPSDIKGVGHRVVHGGEKFVQPTVITDEVVAEIKRLIPLSPLHNPGHLEGIRVAQKLFNKATHVAVFDTAFHQTMPAKAFRYAIPNEYYEKYGLRAYGFHGTSHKYVDAQARKHLNNQHIKNITIHLGNGASMAAVNEKGQCVDTSMGLTPLDGLIMGTRTGQIDASVAFFLGQELGMSYEEVKTLFNKKSGMLGLTGHSDARDVAALYRSGDANAALCYEMYGYRIEKFIGAYTAALNGLDSIVFTAGLGENDALTRSFACKHLDFFGIKLDEKKNEELNHPTKPVEIQAADSRVKILIIPTNEELQIVNEIVDLVK, encoded by the coding sequence ATGGAAATATTAATCATTAATTCAGGGAGTTCATCTCTCAAATATCAGCTTATCGACTCTAAAACAGGAGAATCAAAAGCAAAAGGAATTGTAGACCGCATAAATATTGACGGTAGCTATGTGAAATATGTGGCTGTAAAAAACGGCAAAGAGATAGAAGTGAAGAAAGAACAACCTATCCCTACTCACGAAGTGGGTATGAATTTGGTAGCTGAACTTCTTACAGACCCCGAAGTAGGCGTTATCCACAACCCTAGCGATATTAAAGGGGTAGGACACCGCGTAGTACACGGAGGTGAGAAGTTTGTACAACCTACTGTAATTACTGATGAGGTAGTAGCCGAAATCAAACGCCTCATTCCGCTATCGCCTTTGCACAACCCAGGACATTTAGAAGGGATACGCGTAGCACAAAAACTGTTTAATAAAGCTACTCACGTAGCCGTTTTTGACACTGCTTTCCACCAAACAATGCCCGCCAAAGCTTTCCGCTATGCCATTCCTAATGAATACTATGAAAAATACGGATTGCGTGCTTATGGATTCCACGGCACTAGTCATAAGTACGTAGATGCACAGGCTCGTAAACACCTTAATAATCAACATATCAAGAACATTACCATTCACTTGGGCAATGGGGCAAGTATGGCTGCTGTAAACGAAAAAGGACAATGTGTAGACACTTCAATGGGACTTACACCACTCGATGGACTCATTATGGGAACGCGTACTGGGCAGATAGATGCCTCAGTAGCTTTTTTCTTGGGGCAAGAACTGGGTATGAGTTATGAAGAAGTGAAAACACTATTCAACAAGAAGAGTGGTATGCTTGGACTTACAGGGCACTCTGACGCTCGCGATGTGGCAGCTCTATATCGTTCAGGTGATGCCAACGCAGCCCTTTGCTACGAGATGTACGGCTACCGCATTGAGAAGTTTATAGGCGCTTACACAGCAGCACTTAATGGGCTGGATAGCATTGTATTTACCGCAGGTTTGGGCGAAAACGATGCTCTTACACGTTCATTTGCTTGTAAGCACTTAGATTTCTTTGGTATCAAGCTCGATGAGAAGAAAAACGAAGAGCTCAATCATCCTACTAAACCCGTAGAGATTCAAGCTGCTGATAGCCGTGTAAAGATACTTATCATCCCTACTAATGAAGAATTACAAATAGTAAATGAGATAGTAGATTTGGTAAAATAA
- the guaA gene encoding glutamine-hydrolyzing GMP synthase has product MNKDTFQGSRLLLLDFGSQYTQLIARRVRELNVYCEMHPYNHLPENLEDFSAVILSGSPYSVRSAEALHPDLSALKGKMPLLAVCYGAQYLAHFGGGEVAPSNIREYGRAHLTYIKPNEPLFEGIAEGSVVWMSHSDTIKQLPTGAVCLASTPDVVNAAYRIEGEETYAIQFHPEVTHSADGMKLLGNFLFKIAKLTPNWTSDNFVEMTVAQLKAQVGNEKVILGLSGGVDSTVAAVLLNKAIGKQLHCIFVNNGLLRKNEFENVLKQYEGMGLNVKGVDASARFLTALAGKTDPEEKRKIIGRVFIEVFDDEAHKITDAQWLAQGTIYPDVIESLSVKGPSATIKSHHNVGGLPDYMKLKVVEPLRMLFKDEVRRVGRSLGISDELLGRHPFPGPGLAIRILGDITAEKVTILQEVDAIFINALKENNLYDKVWQAGAILLPINSVGVMGDERTYERVVALRAVESIDGMTADWVDLPYKFLQKVSNDIINKVKGVNRVVYDISSKPPATIEWE; this is encoded by the coding sequence ATGAATAAAGATACTTTTCAGGGCTCACGCCTTTTATTGTTAGACTTTGGCTCGCAATACACCCAACTTATTGCACGTCGTGTGCGCGAATTGAACGTGTATTGCGAAATGCACCCCTACAACCATTTGCCTGAGAACTTAGAAGACTTTTCGGCAGTGATACTCTCAGGTTCGCCTTATTCGGTGCGTAGTGCAGAAGCCTTGCACCCAGACCTATCAGCACTGAAAGGTAAAATGCCTCTTTTGGCAGTATGTTACGGAGCGCAGTATTTGGCACACTTTGGTGGTGGTGAAGTAGCCCCTTCGAACATACGAGAGTACGGGCGTGCTCACCTTACCTATATTAAGCCTAATGAACCTCTTTTTGAAGGGATTGCAGAAGGAAGTGTAGTGTGGATGAGCCATAGTGACACTATCAAACAATTGCCTACTGGGGCGGTTTGTTTGGCGAGCACTCCTGATGTAGTGAACGCTGCTTATCGCATAGAAGGAGAAGAAACCTACGCAATTCAGTTTCACCCCGAAGTGACCCACTCAGCCGATGGAATGAAGCTATTAGGTAACTTCCTTTTCAAAATAGCGAAACTTACCCCTAATTGGACGTCCGACAACTTTGTAGAGATGACAGTTGCCCAGCTAAAAGCACAAGTGGGTAATGAGAAAGTGATATTAGGCTTATCGGGAGGAGTAGACTCTACGGTAGCTGCTGTATTACTTAACAAAGCGATTGGCAAGCAATTACATTGTATTTTTGTAAATAATGGACTCTTGCGCAAAAACGAGTTCGAAAACGTACTGAAACAATATGAGGGTATGGGACTGAATGTGAAGGGTGTAGATGCCTCAGCGCGTTTCCTTACTGCCTTAGCAGGCAAAACCGACCCCGAGGAGAAACGCAAAATTATAGGGCGCGTTTTTATTGAAGTGTTTGATGATGAAGCTCATAAAATTACTGATGCTCAATGGTTGGCACAAGGCACTATCTATCCTGACGTGATTGAATCACTATCAGTAAAGGGACCTTCAGCTACTATCAAATCACATCATAACGTAGGAGGCTTACCCGACTATATGAAATTGAAAGTAGTAGAGCCTTTGCGTATGCTCTTTAAAGATGAAGTGCGAAGGGTAGGACGCAGTTTGGGCATCAGTGATGAACTATTAGGCAGACACCCTTTTCCAGGACCTGGATTGGCTATCCGCATTTTGGGAGATATCACTGCCGAAAAGGTAACTATTTTGCAAGAAGTAGATGCTATATTCATCAACGCACTGAAAGAAAATAACCTATACGACAAAGTGTGGCAAGCAGGGGCTATTTTACTGCCTATCAACAGTGTGGGAGTAATGGGAGACGAACGTACCTACGAGCGTGTGGTAGCCTTGCGCGCTGTGGAAAGCATAGACGGTATGACGGCAGATTGGGTAGACTTACCTTATAAATTTCTGCAAAAAGTGTCTAACGATATTATCAATAAGGTGAAAGGCGTAAACCGTGTGGTGTACGATATCAGCAGTAAACCGCCTGCCACGATAGAATGGGAATAG
- a CDS encoding DUF1569 domain-containing protein, translating to MKNLYNEVDKNEILHRLENLKVDAERQWGKMNIVQMLAHLNASIETPLGKNFPKRMFIGRIIGKLMKKKFLNDQPMAKNAPTDKMYVVTNISIDDFDREKQKTKELITLFYTNGKEKCSTHPHSFFGKLSPDEWGILQWKHFDHHLRQFGV from the coding sequence ATGAAAAACTTATATAACGAAGTCGATAAAAACGAAATACTACATCGTTTAGAAAATTTAAAAGTAGATGCTGAGCGTCAATGGGGAAAAATGAACATTGTACAGATGTTAGCCCATTTGAACGCCTCTATAGAAACACCCTTAGGTAAGAACTTTCCGAAGAGAATGTTCATTGGTAGAATCATAGGAAAATTGATGAAGAAAAAGTTTCTAAACGACCAACCAATGGCAAAAAACGCTCCAACCGATAAAATGTATGTCGTTACCAATATTTCTATTGATGATTTTGACAGGGAAAAGCAAAAAACTAAAGAACTCATCACCCTTTTCTACACCAATGGAAAAGAAAAATGTAGCACTCACCCACATTCTTTTTTTGGGAAACTCTCTCCTGACGAATGGGGTATTCTTCAATGGAAACACTTCGACCACCACTTGAGACAGTTTGGAGTATAA
- a CDS encoding PBP1 and LysM peptidoglycan-binding domain-containing protein produces MKQLFTLALLLCLGVAYAQPQTYTANNYESIENIAKTYRFSPADILKLNPGLKDGVQKGMTINIPISKVKHYNTQRPVGFTTHLVKGGETFFGLSQKYNITIDDLKRYNLDLYIRELQEGERITIPLFSKTAEMVQKSVQGQKRYVVKPQETLWRIAKNHNVSVEELEKLNKNEKGFNPNSIREGQEIWVPASSTDSTEPEPPARPNTKKEVVLYLVERGEGFYSLERKFGLSEAELVKLNPSLKDGLKSDAQIWIPKENYEHYKSASQNNTANYNFQNSNNTLRSASSPANVKEISYILPFKLSDVSTGQIAIIKSRLTENKLTPVATDFYSGALIALDSLQKMGYKFKVNVYDSEGDLKKIASNASVQNSQVVIGPFTTKSFNTLASLVTNNNTILLAPLSNKNITLNPNVYQTLPNDEVLQAQMIDYLNKNYSDENMIILADSKNSSLREKLERSFPNAKVVTEMSANGFVNALNYNKENVVLLQSNDIGYVSMAVRLLHNALKSKRNNTFPKIMLATVDRGSVYDSNNLSNNQLSDLRFTYPTVNKYSNGTDSFSARYLKTYGILPNKYAIRGFDLTMDAVLRLGVSGNLTSANTRIGETSYLENKFAYLKNFYKGGGYENQGVYIVQYDNMEVKELK; encoded by the coding sequence ATGAAACAACTTTTTACATTAGCTTTGTTATTGTGCTTAGGAGTTGCCTATGCACAACCGCAAACGTACACAGCAAATAACTATGAAAGTATTGAAAATATAGCTAAGACCTATCGCTTTTCGCCCGCTGACATCTTAAAACTCAACCCAGGGCTTAAAGATGGAGTACAAAAGGGAATGACTATCAATATTCCTATCAGTAAAGTGAAGCATTACAATACCCAACGTCCTGTAGGGTTTACGACTCACTTGGTAAAAGGGGGTGAGACTTTCTTTGGTCTGTCGCAAAAATACAACATCACTATTGATGATTTAAAGCGTTATAATTTAGACCTCTATATAAGAGAGTTACAAGAGGGTGAGCGCATTACAATTCCGCTATTTAGCAAAACAGCTGAAATGGTACAGAAAAGCGTACAAGGACAAAAGCGGTACGTAGTAAAACCGCAAGAAACACTTTGGCGCATTGCTAAAAATCACAATGTGAGTGTAGAAGAATTGGAAAAGTTGAACAAAAACGAAAAAGGTTTCAACCCTAATAGTATAAGAGAAGGGCAAGAAATCTGGGTGCCAGCCTCTTCTACCGATAGTACAGAGCCTGAACCACCAGCTCGCCCTAATACTAAGAAAGAAGTGGTGCTTTACCTTGTGGAGAGAGGGGAAGGATTTTACAGCTTAGAACGCAAGTTCGGTTTATCGGAAGCTGAACTTGTGAAACTAAATCCTAGTCTTAAAGATGGATTGAAAAGCGATGCTCAAATATGGATACCCAAAGAGAATTACGAACACTATAAAAGTGCTTCACAGAATAATACAGCAAACTACAACTTTCAGAATTCTAACAATACCTTGCGTTCAGCATCTTCACCAGCCAATGTGAAGGAGATATCTTATATTTTACCCTTTAAACTATCGGATGTCAGCACTGGACAAATTGCTATTATAAAATCTCGACTTACTGAAAACAAACTAACTCCTGTGGCTACCGATTTCTATTCAGGAGCTCTAATAGCTTTGGATTCTCTTCAAAAAATGGGATATAAGTTTAAAGTGAATGTATACGATAGTGAAGGAGACTTAAAGAAGATAGCTTCTAACGCCTCAGTACAGAACTCACAAGTAGTAATAGGTCCTTTTACCACGAAATCGTTTAATACTTTAGCATCATTGGTTACAAATAACAATACGATATTATTAGCTCCTTTATCTAATAAGAATATAACTCTCAATCCTAATGTGTATCAGACCTTACCGAACGATGAGGTGTTACAAGCACAAATGATTGACTATCTGAATAAAAACTATTCAGATGAGAATATGATTATCTTAGCTGATAGCAAGAATAGTTCTTTGCGTGAGAAATTAGAGCGTTCATTCCCTAATGCTAAGGTAGTAACTGAAATGTCGGCTAATGGATTTGTTAATGCTCTAAACTACAACAAGGAAAATGTAGTGTTATTACAGTCGAATGATATAGGTTACGTGTCGATGGCAGTGCGTTTGTTGCACAATGCGCTTAAATCTAAAAGGAACAATACCTTCCCTAAGATTATGTTGGCGACTGTGGATAGAGGTTCAGTATACGATTCTAATAATCTTTCTAACAACCAGCTATCCGATTTACGCTTTACTTATCCTACTGTAAATAAATATTCTAATGGTACAGATAGTTTTTCTGCGCGATATTTAAAGACTTATGGTATTCTACCTAATAAGTATGCTATTCGCGGGTTTGACCTTACTATGGATGCTGTATTGCGTTTGGGAGTATCGGGCAATCTTACCAGTGCCAATACACGTATAGGAGAGACTTCTTACTTAGAGAATAAATTTGCTTACCTAAAAAATTTCTATAAAGGTGGTGGCTATGAAAACCAAGGCGTATATATTGTACAGTATGACAATATGGAAGTAAAAGAATTAAAATAA
- a CDS encoding DUF805 domain-containing protein: protein MFKNIFLFEGRIRRTEFGLSIIIDYFALIFLGVIDAVVTLGIVIKFLSFTLLFWFILAQSVKRSHDLGQSGWYVLLPFYNPFFLLFSEGILGKNEYGEDPKKRVNFFNASTSSSSILQPPLVRAYQPIAGHTSESSTSRRYDFVVTRDDTVLKKWLDTEVEAINMSADPILNKVSSIGRDVFYGCNKLIYIIFPEHLNFISDFALDDCEHLRSVTFPSKCLHIGNCIFGKNCPESITLEAKEPPILDGYLAYNDEKLKAIYVPIEFVEKYRIARAWDKYADIIQGH, encoded by the coding sequence ATGTTTAAGAATATCTTTCTTTTTGAAGGACGTATTAGGCGTACAGAGTTTGGACTATCTATTATTATAGATTATTTTGCTCTTATATTTTTGGGTGTAATAGATGCCGTAGTAACTTTAGGAATAGTGATAAAGTTTTTATCCTTTACATTATTGTTTTGGTTTATTTTAGCTCAATCAGTGAAACGTTCACACGACTTGGGGCAAAGTGGCTGGTATGTGCTTTTACCTTTCTATAATCCTTTCTTTTTACTTTTTTCAGAAGGTATATTAGGAAAAAATGAATACGGAGAAGATCCTAAAAAGAGAGTAAATTTTTTCAATGCATCAACCTCCTCTTCATCTATTTTACAACCGCCTTTAGTTAGAGCATATCAACCCATAGCTGGACATACTTCTGAGAGTAGTACTTCTCGTAGGTATGATTTTGTAGTTACAAGAGATGATACTGTTTTGAAGAAATGGCTTGATACTGAGGTAGAGGCTATCAATATGTCTGCTGACCCAATACTTAATAAAGTGAGCTCTATAGGAAGAGATGTATTTTATGGTTGCAATAAGCTCATTTATATTATTTTTCCAGAACATCTTAACTTTATTAGTGATTTTGCTCTTGACGATTGTGAGCATTTACGTTCAGTGACTTTCCCTAGTAAATGTTTACATATAGGTAATTGTATTTTTGGGAAGAATTGTCCAGAAAGTATAACACTTGAGGCTAAAGAACCTCCTATATTGGATGGTTATTTAGCATATAATGATGAGAAATTGAAAGCTATTTATGTACCTATTGAATTTGTAGAAAAATATAGGATAGCTAGAGCTTGGGATAAATATGCAGATATTATTCAAGGACATTAA
- the purE gene encoding 5-(carboxyamino)imidazole ribonucleotide mutase: protein MKVAVVMGSKSDLPVMQDAIDILKSFGITTVVDIVSAHRTPEKLMEFSQNAHKKGIQVIIAGAGGAAHLPGMVASMSPLPVIGVPVKSSNSIDGWDSILSILQMPGGVPVATVALNAAKNAGLLAVQILASADAELLQKMIDYKENLKQAVLTAAATLDDE, encoded by the coding sequence ATGAAAGTAGCTGTGGTAATGGGAAGCAAGAGTGATTTGCCTGTGATGCAGGACGCTATTGATATCCTCAAGTCCTTTGGTATCACAACTGTGGTAGATATCGTATCGGCGCATCGCACGCCTGAAAAGCTGATGGAGTTCAGTCAGAACGCTCATAAAAAAGGCATTCAGGTAATTATTGCGGGAGCGGGAGGTGCAGCTCATTTACCTGGTATGGTCGCCTCGATGTCGCCTTTGCCTGTGATAGGTGTGCCGGTGAAAAGCAGTAACTCTATTGACGGTTGGGATTCTATCCTTTCTATCTTACAAATGCCTGGCGGAGTGCCTGTGGCTACCGTAGCTTTAAATGCTGCTAAGAACGCAGGTTTATTAGCCGTACAAATATTGGCAAGTGCCGACGCTGAGCTCTTGCAAAAAATGATTGATTATAAAGAAAATTTGAAACAAGCGGTGCTTACTGCCGCAGCAACCCTTGACGATGAATAA
- a CDS encoding type III PLP-dependent enzyme domain-containing protein, whose protein sequence is MKNKYIDLIDQTYYFPQDEFTLDGDELRFHNIDLMELVRKYGAPLKFMYLPKISENIQRAKRWFEKAIKKHKYKGAYNYCYCTKSSHFKHVMVEALKNDIHMETSSAFDINIINNLINDGLISKETHILCNGFKRDAYIDGIADLINRGYHNCIPIIDNYEEINLFEEKIKGSYSIGIRIASEEDPRSEFYTSRLGIGYKNIVPFYNREIKDNPKVQLKMLHFFINTGIKDNAYYWNELLKCLRVYIQLKKVAPELDSLNIGGGFPIKSSLAFEFDYAYMVDEIIRQIKITCDQEKVPVPNIFTEFGSFTVGEAGGAIYEIMYQKQQNDREKWDMINSSFITTLPDSWAINKRFVLLPINRWNDEYERVLLGGLTCDGDDYYNSEQNMNAIYLPKYNKNKPLYIGFFNTGAYQDSIGGVGGLQHCLIPQPKIVLIDKDKNGNLTSRLFMEQQKADEMLKILGY, encoded by the coding sequence ATGAAAAATAAATATATCGACCTAATTGACCAAACCTATTACTTCCCACAAGACGAATTTACCTTAGATGGCGATGAACTTCGCTTTCACAATATCGATTTAATGGAGCTCGTACGCAAGTATGGAGCACCGCTTAAATTTATGTATCTTCCAAAAATATCCGAGAATATTCAGCGCGCCAAAAGATGGTTTGAAAAGGCTATCAAAAAACACAAGTACAAAGGAGCATACAACTATTGTTATTGCACTAAAAGTTCGCATTTCAAACACGTAATGGTAGAAGCATTGAAGAACGATATTCATATGGAAACCTCTTCAGCTTTTGATATCAATATCATCAATAATCTTATCAATGACGGACTTATTAGTAAAGAGACTCATATTCTATGCAACGGTTTCAAGCGCGATGCTTATATCGATGGCATTGCTGACCTTATCAATCGTGGCTACCACAACTGTATTCCTATCATTGATAACTATGAGGAAATTAATTTATTTGAAGAAAAAATAAAAGGTTCATACAGTATAGGTATTCGTATTGCTTCTGAAGAAGACCCTCGTTCAGAATTTTATACCAGTCGTTTAGGAATTGGTTATAAAAACATTGTTCCTTTCTACAACCGTGAGATTAAGGACAACCCTAAAGTACAACTCAAAATGTTGCACTTTTTTATCAATACGGGAATTAAAGACAATGCCTACTATTGGAATGAGCTCCTCAAGTGTTTGCGTGTGTATATCCAACTCAAAAAAGTTGCGCCTGAACTCGACAGCCTTAATATAGGCGGTGGTTTTCCTATCAAGAGCTCGTTGGCTTTTGAATTCGATTATGCTTATATGGTAGACGAGATTATCCGTCAGATAAAAATCACTTGTGATCAAGAAAAAGTGCCTGTACCAAATATCTTTACTGAATTTGGTAGTTTTACAGTAGGCGAAGCTGGAGGGGCTATTTATGAGATAATGTATCAAAAGCAGCAAAACGACCGTGAAAAATGGGATATGATAAACTCCTCTTTCATTACTACCTTACCTGACTCTTGGGCTATCAACAAGCGTTTTGTACTATTGCCTATTAACCGTTGGAACGATGAGTACGAACGCGTACTGCTCGGTGGACTCACTTGTGATGGTGACGATTATTACAACAGCGAACAGAATATGAACGCTATCTATTTACCAAAATACAACAAAAATAAGCCATTGTATATAGGTTTCTTCAACACAGGGGCTTATCAAGATAGTATTGGAGGAGTAGGAGGCTTACAACACTGTTTGATTCCACAACCTAAAATAGTACTTATTGATAAAGATAAAAATGGTAACCTTACCTCTCGTCTCTTTATGGAGCAACAAAAAGCTGACGAAATGCTGAAGATTTTAGGATACTAA
- a CDS encoding aspartate-semialdehyde dehydrogenase, with the protein MRVAVVGVTGMVGNVMLEVLAEHKFPVTELIPVASEKSVGKKITFQGTEYTVIGLQQAVSLKPDLALFSAGATVSKEWAPKFAQVGTTVVDNSSAWRMEDTKKLVIPEINADVLTKDDKIIANPNCSTIQMLVALAPLQKKYGIKRVVVSTYQSITGTGVKAVRQLENEYKGEKGEMAYHYQIHRNAIPHCDVFEDNGYTKEEMKLVRETKKILRDDSIAVTATAVRIPVVGGHSEAVNVELKKDFNIDEVRILLAQSPGIKVQDNTDTNTYPMPLYAHGKDDVFVGRIRRDESQPNTLNLWVVADNLRKGAATNTIQIAEYLIAHKLL; encoded by the coding sequence ATGAGAGTAGCAGTAGTAGGCGTTACCGGAATGGTAGGTAACGTGATGTTAGAAGTACTTGCAGAACACAAATTTCCTGTAACCGAATTAATTCCCGTAGCATCAGAGAAGTCAGTAGGGAAGAAAATTACTTTTCAAGGAACTGAATATACTGTGATAGGCTTACAACAAGCCGTATCGCTCAAACCCGATTTAGCTCTTTTTTCAGCAGGAGCTACCGTCTCTAAAGAATGGGCACCTAAGTTTGCCCAAGTAGGGACAACAGTGGTAGATAACTCATCGGCGTGGCGTATGGAGGACACTAAAAAGTTGGTAATTCCTGAAATCAATGCCGATGTGCTTACGAAAGACGATAAGATTATTGCAAACCCTAATTGTTCTACGATACAGATGCTCGTAGCTTTAGCTCCTTTACAAAAGAAATACGGTATCAAGCGTGTGGTAGTCTCTACTTACCAGTCGATTACAGGTACAGGAGTGAAAGCCGTACGTCAGTTAGAAAACGAATACAAGGGAGAAAAAGGCGAGATGGCTTATCACTACCAAATACACCGCAATGCGATTCCTCATTGTGACGTGTTTGAGGACAATGGTTATACCAAGGAAGAAATGAAATTGGTGCGTGAAACTAAAAAGATACTCCGAGACGACAGTATTGCAGTAACGGCTACAGCCGTGCGCATACCAGTAGTAGGTGGACATAGCGAAGCGGTGAATGTAGAATTGAAAAAGGATTTTAATATTGATGAAGTGCGTATACTCTTAGCACAATCACCTGGAATTAAGGTGCAGGATAATACTGATACGAATACTTACCCTATGCCACTGTACGCTCACGGCAAAGATGACGTATTTGTAGGACGTATCCGTCGCGATGAGTCGCAACCTAATACTCTTAACTTATGGGTAGTAGCTGATAACCTGCGCAAAGGAGCTGCTACTAATACCATACAGATTGCTGAGTATCTCATCGCACATAAACTGTTGTAG
- a CDS encoding tetratricopeptide repeat protein, with protein sequence MNIIFNSRVLKKLNKLCFKAWFVCLLFFFAMSHAQREDFKTLVEKATKGDMEAQVRLATNYEKGIGVPQSFPKAVSWYEKAAEQGDVKSQTKLGLCYYYRKGVVQSYEKAAYWFQKAAEQGYAEAQSKLGVCYHKGQGVKQSDEQAVLWFQKAADQDFAEAQSFLGYCYYKGLGVAQSDSDAVFWYEKAANQGDVEAQRNLGSYYFKGQGIPQSYTKAIFWFEKAANQGDKEAQTILGFCYYAGTGVDKSQKRAIYWFEKGCRNNSPKACEYLNAIQQ encoded by the coding sequence ATGAATATAATATTCAACTCAAGAGTATTAAAAAAACTGAACAAACTTTGCTTTAAAGCTTGGTTTGTTTGCTTGCTATTTTTCTTTGCTATGAGTCATGCTCAACGGGAAGACTTTAAGACTTTGGTAGAGAAAGCCACAAAGGGCGATATGGAAGCTCAGGTGCGTTTGGCAACTAATTATGAAAAAGGTATTGGAGTACCTCAGTCCTTTCCTAAAGCTGTTTCTTGGTATGAAAAAGCAGCAGAACAAGGTGATGTAAAATCACAGACGAAATTAGGACTTTGTTATTACTATCGGAAAGGAGTTGTACAGTCTTATGAAAAAGCAGCTTATTGGTTTCAGAAAGCAGCTGAACAGGGGTATGCTGAGGCTCAATCGAAATTAGGTGTGTGCTATCACAAAGGGCAAGGAGTAAAACAATCGGATGAACAAGCTGTATTGTGGTTTCAGAAAGCAGCTGATCAAGATTTTGCAGAGGCACAGAGTTTTTTAGGATATTGTTACTATAAAGGTTTAGGAGTGGCACAATCGGATAGTGATGCGGTATTTTGGTATGAGAAAGCTGCTAATCAAGGTGATGTTGAGGCACAACGCAATTTAGGCTCTTATTATTTCAAGGGGCAGGGAATACCTCAGTCGTATACTAAAGCTATCTTTTGGTTTGAAAAAGCAGCCAACCAAGGAGACAAGGAAGCTCAAACTATTTTAGGATTTTGCTATTATGCCGGTACTGGTGTGGATAAATCACAAAAAAGGGCTATTTACTGGTTTGAGAAGGGGTGTAGGAATAATAGTCCTAAAGCTTGTGAGTATTTAAATGCTATTCAGCAGTAA
- a CDS encoding DUF4421 family protein has translation MKYIILFFLSITTLWAQDTTSTKKHYYKMWIKPSLSINYLSIDMEDEPLNPALKNKSLLPNYPLTVGLGFGIHNTYINLDYAQSVAPLRNESKYGKTRYFDFQLHSFISQKILLDFYYQSYKGFYYEEGKNNIQILADTRIQQIGSEMLYFFNLKNFSVKNIFNPDGDPLQPTFTWYAGAGIYYHKVAIPAISLDEDTFRHIQGGFSGGVSGGIEILPRLTFTALAGMGFYFGGEVNPLSKMKFNQYVNFRLNTSLSYTQKDWSLAFSILYNNKNLYFKDVDLLGINTANFKLTYIKQIKFSTRRSNKVTRYLGM, from the coding sequence ATGAAATACATAATATTATTTTTCTTATCAATCACTACTCTATGGGCACAAGATACCACTTCCACTAAGAAGCATTACTATAAAATGTGGATAAAACCTTCTTTAAGTATCAATTATCTATCAATAGATATGGAAGATGAACCATTAAATCCTGCTTTGAAAAATAAGTCGTTATTGCCCAACTACCCACTTACGGTTGGCTTAGGATTTGGTATTCACAACACTTATATTAATCTTGATTATGCTCAGAGTGTTGCCCCTTTGCGCAATGAGAGTAAATATGGAAAAACAAGATATTTCGATTTTCAGTTACATTCATTTATAAGTCAAAAGATTTTACTTGATTTCTATTATCAAAGTTATAAGGGTTTTTACTATGAAGAAGGCAAGAATAATATTCAGATATTGGCAGATACTCGTATACAACAAATAGGTTCTGAAATGTTATATTTCTTCAACTTAAAAAACTTTTCAGTAAAGAATATTTTCAACCCCGATGGAGACCCATTGCAACCTACTTTTACTTGGTACGCAGGAGCTGGAATCTATTATCACAAAGTAGCAATTCCTGCTATTTCACTTGATGAGGATACTTTTAGACATATACAAGGAGGCTTCAGTGGAGGCGTTTCTGGAGGTATTGAAATATTGCCACGCCTTACCTTTACAGCTTTAGCAGGTATGGGATTCTATTTTGGAGGTGAAGTTAATCCACTAAGCAAAATGAAATTTAATCAGTACGTAAACTTTAGGCTTAATACTTCATTATCTTATACACAAAAAGACTGGTCACTTGCCTTTTCAATTCTTTACAACAACAAGAATTTGTACTTTAAAGATGTTGATTTACTGGGTATTAATACTGCGAATTTTAAACTTACATACATAAAACAAATCAAATTCTCTACTCGCCGAAGTAACAAAGTAACTCGTTATTTAGGAATGTAA